One window from the genome of Desulfopila inferna encodes:
- a CDS encoding (Fe-S)-binding protein — MSTNKKLQDLEEQINQCVKCGVCQAHCPAYRENRKEGDVARGKIALAASLLDGKITLEERLQEDISMCLMCGSCTAKCPNKVPTAEIVGAMRREITDNKGLSRLGKSVSTVISSKALMKALARGGALLSPLMLKKVPGSSGLRLRFPFPLMKERTLPHLPVRNLFDRVPEFIRGDDDKPVIGFFAGCSITYIYPDIGVSMITILKEIGYSIHTPRSQQCCGIPALSSGAGTVVEELAAANTAAFGKYDEVSIITACASCYGGIGEYYATMEGNDQGFTDKVVDFTVFLKETGMIEELAGRKRWEKRRRVTYHDPCHLKNQGITAEPRSLLRALPNVDFVEMENSALCCGLGGTFSVHHYESSKAIGAKKIPGLKDSGAEMIATACPGCIMQLQDSINHAGLKVKAVHILDLIKEALAGEN, encoded by the coding sequence ATGAGCACAAATAAGAAACTTCAGGACCTTGAGGAACAGATTAACCAGTGTGTCAAGTGCGGCGTCTGCCAGGCCCATTGTCCTGCATATAGAGAGAACCGCAAGGAAGGCGATGTGGCCCGGGGCAAGATAGCCCTGGCAGCATCTCTTCTGGATGGCAAAATAACTCTGGAAGAGCGACTTCAAGAGGATATCAGCATGTGTCTGATGTGTGGTTCCTGTACGGCGAAATGCCCGAACAAGGTACCGACGGCTGAGATTGTCGGAGCTATGCGCCGGGAGATAACCGATAATAAGGGGCTTTCGCGTCTCGGGAAATCGGTCTCGACCGTGATCAGCTCGAAAGCCCTGATGAAGGCCCTTGCCCGGGGCGGCGCCCTGCTGTCCCCCTTGATGCTGAAAAAAGTTCCGGGCTCAAGTGGTCTGCGGCTTCGCTTTCCCTTTCCTTTAATGAAGGAGCGCACCCTGCCGCATCTTCCCGTTCGCAATCTTTTCGACAGAGTCCCCGAGTTTATCCGGGGCGATGACGACAAGCCGGTTATCGGGTTTTTTGCAGGCTGCTCCATCACCTATATCTATCCCGATATAGGGGTCTCCATGATCACCATCCTTAAAGAAATTGGATATTCCATTCATACCCCAAGATCCCAGCAGTGCTGCGGCATACCTGCTCTATCCTCTGGTGCCGGCACGGTAGTTGAAGAGCTAGCCGCCGCCAATACAGCGGCTTTCGGTAAATATGACGAGGTGAGTATCATCACCGCCTGTGCCTCTTGCTACGGCGGCATCGGCGAATATTATGCCACCATGGAGGGCAATGATCAGGGGTTTACCGATAAGGTAGTTGACTTTACCGTCTTTCTCAAAGAAACCGGCATGATTGAAGAACTTGCCGGGAGAAAACGGTGGGAGAAACGTCGCAGGGTGACCTATCATGATCCCTGTCACCTGAAGAATCAGGGCATTACTGCGGAGCCAAGGAGCTTGCTCCGGGCCTTGCCTAATGTCGATTTTGTTGAGATGGAAAACAGTGCGCTCTGCTGCGGTCTGGGTGGTACCTTTTCCGTTCACCACTATGAGAGCAGCAAGGCCATCGGCGCCAAAAAGATCCCGGGATTAAAGGACAGCGGTGCGGAAATGATAGCCACAGCCTGCCCGGGGTGTATCATGCAACTCCAGGACAGCATCAATCATGCCGGTCTTAAAGTGAAGGCCGTTCATATCCTGGACCTCATAAAAGAGGCTTTGGCGGGAGAGAACTGA
- a CDS encoding FAD-binding oxidoreductase, whose product MITEAIVAELKNIVGSSNVSKAESDRITHSYDATMEEFLPDVVVYAENTEQVRKIALLANTHRLPILPRGAGSGFTGGSLPIRGGIVLVLTRMNTIRLIDSDNLIAVVEPGVVTADLQRAVEKQGLFYPPDPASKEFSTLGGNIAECAGGPRCVKYGVTKDFVLGLEVVTAQGDVIRTGGQTLKNVVGYDLTKLMVGSEGTLGIVTEITLKLLPKPEADKTMLVQFETIEGAAQAVSAIIRAKIVPTTLEFLDGATVSCIRDISPIPLPLQCSALLIIEVDGDPDLIEKQAAKILEVVRPLGVVDVRVAATREEAEEIWQVRRNVSPSLRKINPDKFNEDIVVPRSKVPEMIRALEKISQDYAVPIVNFGHAGDGNIHVNVMVDLRETGMEEKVHEVMEHIFAAAVALKGSLSGEHGIGTSKARYLGMELDPSTIAYMRAVKHAFDPNNILNPGKIFIEPELLPIQERQDEHK is encoded by the coding sequence ATGATTACCGAGGCAATAGTCGCAGAGCTGAAAAATATCGTCGGCAGCTCGAATGTATCCAAGGCGGAAAGCGACAGGATAACCCATTCCTACGATGCCACCATGGAAGAGTTTCTGCCGGACGTGGTCGTCTATGCAGAAAACACCGAACAGGTCAGGAAAATCGCCCTACTGGCCAATACCCACAGATTGCCTATCCTGCCCCGGGGGGCGGGCTCGGGATTTACCGGGGGCAGCCTTCCCATTCGCGGCGGTATTGTTCTGGTACTCACCAGAATGAATACAATCCGCCTGATTGACAGTGACAACCTGATTGCCGTGGTGGAGCCCGGCGTGGTCACCGCCGATCTGCAGAGAGCGGTGGAAAAGCAGGGGCTGTTCTATCCTCCCGATCCGGCTTCCAAAGAGTTTTCTACTCTGGGGGGTAATATCGCCGAGTGTGCAGGCGGACCCAGATGCGTTAAGTACGGGGTGACCAAGGATTTTGTCTTAGGTCTGGAGGTCGTCACCGCGCAGGGCGACGTTATTCGTACCGGCGGGCAAACCCTCAAAAATGTAGTGGGGTATGATCTTACCAAACTCATGGTCGGCTCCGAAGGCACCCTGGGTATCGTCACTGAAATAACCCTGAAGCTTTTGCCGAAACCTGAAGCCGATAAAACCATGCTGGTTCAGTTCGAGACCATTGAGGGAGCGGCACAGGCGGTTTCGGCAATAATACGCGCAAAAATTGTGCCCACGACCCTGGAGTTTCTTGATGGCGCCACCGTCAGCTGCATCCGCGATATTTCCCCCATACCGTTGCCGCTGCAATGCAGCGCTCTGTTGATTATCGAGGTTGACGGAGATCCCGACCTGATTGAGAAGCAGGCCGCAAAGATCCTCGAGGTAGTACGTCCTCTCGGTGTTGTTGATGTCAGAGTGGCTGCCACCAGGGAAGAGGCGGAGGAGATATGGCAGGTTCGCCGCAATGTCAGTCCCAGTTTGCGCAAGATCAATCCGGATAAATTTAATGAGGATATTGTGGTGCCGCGTTCCAAGGTTCCCGAGATGATACGTGCGCTGGAGAAGATTTCACAGGATTATGCTGTCCCCATTGTAAATTTCGGGCATGCAGGAGACGGCAATATTCATGTGAATGTAATGGTGGATTTACGTGAAACGGGCATGGAAGAGAAAGTTCACGAGGTGATGGAGCATATTTTTGCTGCGGCAGTTGCCTTGAAAGGCTCGCTCAGTGGGGAACATGGAATAGGAACATCAAAGGCCCGCTATCTCGGCATGGAGCTTGACCCGTCAACCATTGCCTATATGCGTGCAGTGAAACATGCCTTTGATCCAAACAATATTTTGAATCCCGGGAAAATCTTCATCGAACCGGAGTTATTACCGATCCAGGAAAGGCAGGATGAGCACAAATAA
- the serB gene encoding phosphoserine phosphatase SerB — protein sequence MSEIILINITGKDRKGLNSKFTSILAQYDVNVLDIGQSVIHEHISLGVLVEIPESHDFPALYKDMLYEGHNLGLSVDIQSVDHDRYESWVRAQGQERRKITLLGKKLTAQQIAGVTSVIHENDLNIDSIYRLTGRISLACPQENPRASIQLSASGTPKDVQDMRRRFMEISQETGIDISFHVDNIYTRNRKLVVFDMDSTLITVEVIDELAALAGKGREVSAITASAMRGEIDFKESFRQRVALLKGLEQGKLASITESLPLAEGAAIVTQTLKGLGYKLGILSGGFTFVGEYLKKKLGFDYVYANTLDIVDGRVTGEVVGEIIDGEKKADLLKMIAEKENINLEQTIAVGDGANDLPMISLAGLGVAFHAKPMVREKAGSTISSVGLDGLLYLIGIHDREIRQDKTLPVEL from the coding sequence ATGAGCGAAATAATACTGATAAATATTACCGGAAAAGACCGGAAGGGTCTCAATTCTAAATTCACTTCGATTCTGGCGCAATATGATGTGAATGTGCTGGACATCGGCCAGTCGGTGATCCATGAACATATCTCACTGGGAGTTCTTGTTGAAATTCCTGAATCACATGATTTTCCCGCACTCTATAAGGATATGCTCTATGAGGGGCATAATCTCGGACTATCAGTTGATATTCAGTCCGTCGACCATGATCGCTATGAATCCTGGGTCAGGGCACAGGGGCAGGAGAGGCGCAAGATAACCTTGCTCGGAAAGAAACTGACGGCTCAGCAGATTGCCGGAGTGACCTCCGTGATCCATGAAAATGATCTTAATATTGATTCCATTTACCGCCTGACCGGTCGGATTTCTCTGGCCTGTCCCCAGGAAAACCCCCGGGCGAGCATTCAGCTGAGTGCCAGCGGCACCCCTAAAGATGTCCAGGATATGCGGCGCAGATTTATGGAAATATCCCAGGAAACAGGCATTGATATTTCTTTTCACGTTGACAATATCTACACACGCAACAGAAAGTTGGTGGTTTTCGATATGGATTCTACCCTGATCACCGTGGAAGTCATAGATGAGCTGGCCGCTCTTGCCGGAAAAGGCAGGGAAGTCTCGGCTATTACCGCTTCGGCTATGCGCGGCGAAATCGACTTCAAAGAGAGCTTCAGGCAAAGAGTAGCTCTTCTCAAGGGACTGGAGCAGGGGAAGCTTGCCTCCATAACCGAATCGTTGCCCCTGGCTGAAGGTGCTGCAATAGTAACTCAAACTCTCAAGGGCCTTGGGTACAAGCTGGGTATTTTATCCGGCGGATTTACTTTCGTGGGAGAATACCTCAAGAAAAAGCTGGGCTTTGATTATGTTTATGCCAACACTCTTGATATTGTCGACGGCAGGGTCACCGGAGAGGTAGTCGGAGAAATTATTGATGGCGAGAAAAAGGCTGATCTCCTCAAAATGATAGCTGAAAAAGAAAACATCAACCTTGAGCAGACCATAGCGGTGGGAGATGGTGCAAATGATCTGCCGATGATCAGTCTGGCTGGCCTGGGAGTGGCCTTTCATGCCAAACCGATGGTCAGGGAAAAGGCCGGCAGTACGATTTCCAGTGTAGGGTTGGACGGTCTGCTGTACCTCATCGGCATCCACGACCGGGAAATCCGTCAGGATAAGACGCTCCCGGTCGAGCTGTGA
- a CDS encoding methylenetetrahydrofolate reductase C-terminal domain-containing protein: MKRNFNDDISTPDKFVVTLELVPGREITGSKIDKIKNIARDACSDDRITAVSITDNPGGNPALSPDALGHEMQSYGMDVIVHFTCRDSNRVGMESRALQLAHMGMKNILALTGDYSGKGFGGRGTPVFDFDSVILTSMLNDLNNRLIKTGHSEIFKTGCAVSPFKFTEGETMVQYSKLKRKIEAGATYAITQLGYDIDKYEELLLYKREHNLDIPVLASLYLLGKGPARPMNAGKVPGVHVSDRLLHKVLQEYESGEGKKQAMERIARLGVVLKGIGYNGIHIGGIHDSYETVAQVLDRMDEIEHNWQDYREEFQENDPNCFYLYKQQGQPETVRPYKEKIKLNVGDNCHYLFLRTAHDWFFDKNATLAPVYKKISNSLDKSKTSWALKLFLEDPFKKLMLSCQSCGDCGIQHVGFLCPESGCPKHTRNGPCGGSNRGYCEVNEDKLCVWVRAFYRMKRYGETDELTGEFVPPRLWELKDTSSWINFHLDRDHQSNKAA, from the coding sequence GTGAAGCGCAATTTTAATGATGACATTTCGACACCGGACAAATTTGTCGTGACCCTCGAACTGGTGCCAGGTCGGGAGATAACCGGCAGCAAAATCGACAAAATCAAAAATATCGCCAGAGATGCCTGCTCCGATGATCGCATCACGGCTGTATCGATAACCGATAATCCCGGTGGCAATCCGGCCCTCAGTCCCGACGCGCTGGGCCACGAAATGCAGAGTTACGGCATGGACGTAATCGTCCACTTCACCTGCAGGGACAGCAACAGAGTGGGCATGGAAAGCCGGGCATTGCAGCTTGCTCACATGGGTATGAAAAATATCCTGGCGCTGACCGGAGATTATTCCGGCAAGGGCTTCGGAGGCAGGGGCACTCCGGTTTTTGATTTTGATTCCGTCATCCTGACTTCCATGCTGAACGATCTCAACAACAGATTGATCAAGACAGGTCATTCGGAAATCTTCAAAACCGGCTGCGCCGTCTCTCCTTTCAAATTCACCGAAGGCGAGACCATGGTGCAGTACAGCAAACTCAAGAGAAAGATTGAAGCCGGGGCAACCTACGCCATTACTCAACTCGGCTATGATATCGATAAATACGAGGAGCTCCTGCTGTACAAGCGGGAGCACAATTTAGATATTCCCGTCCTCGCCTCCCTCTATCTGCTCGGCAAAGGACCCGCCCGCCCAATGAATGCCGGCAAGGTTCCCGGCGTTCATGTTTCCGACCGGTTGCTGCACAAGGTATTACAGGAGTACGAAAGCGGTGAAGGCAAAAAACAGGCAATGGAAAGGATCGCCAGATTAGGCGTGGTACTCAAGGGAATCGGCTACAACGGCATCCATATCGGCGGTATTCATGACAGCTATGAAACCGTGGCGCAGGTTCTCGACCGCATGGACGAGATTGAACATAACTGGCAGGACTACAGAGAAGAATTCCAGGAGAATGATCCCAACTGCTTCTATCTTTACAAACAACAGGGTCAGCCTGAAACGGTCAGGCCATACAAGGAGAAGATCAAGCTCAACGTCGGAGACAACTGCCATTATCTGTTCCTGCGTACTGCCCATGATTGGTTTTTCGATAAAAATGCTACCCTTGCTCCGGTCTATAAAAAGATTTCCAACTCTCTGGATAAATCCAAGACATCCTGGGCCTTGAAGCTTTTCCTGGAAGATCCCTTCAAAAAGCTGATGCTCTCCTGCCAAAGCTGCGGAGACTGCGGTATTCAGCATGTCGGCTTTCTCTGTCCGGAGTCGGGATGTCCTAAGCATACCAGAAACGGACCCTGCGGTGGAAGCAATCGCGGCTACTGCGAAGTCAATGAAGACAAATTATGCGTCTGGGTAAGAGCTTTTTATCGTATGAAGAGATACGGCGAAACCGACGAGCTCACCGGAGAATTCGTACCACCTCGTCTCTGGGAGCTCAAAGACACCTCGTCCTGGATCAATTTTCACCTCGACCGCGATCATCAGTCCAACAAGGCCGCCTGA
- a CDS encoding cold-shock protein gives MVEGTVKWFNDAKGFGFIEQDGGSDVFVHHTAIQAQGFKTLEEGERVTFNVVEGAKGPAAENVVKS, from the coding sequence ATGGTTGAAGGTACAGTAAAGTGGTTTAACGATGCTAAAGGTTTTGGTTTCATCGAACAGGACGGCGGAAGTGATGTTTTTGTACATCATACAGCTATCCAGGCTCAGGGGTTCAAGACTCTTGAGGAGGGTGAACGAGTAACTTTCAATGTTGTCGAAGGCGCCAAAGGCCCGGCAGCGGAGAATGTCGTTAAAAGCTGA
- a CDS encoding DEAD/DEAH box helicase yields MSFNDFQFGPHILGAVKKSGYLEPTPIQAQAMGPILEGHDLLGLAQTGTGKTAAFILPMVQHLLAKKEKHIRTLIIAPTRELAEQIHDYAEEVIENTHLRSMAIYGGVSKPAQIRKLREGVDIVVACPGRLLDILRDSAMNLDRVEHLILDEADHMFDQGFLPDIRRILGFLPRKRQTLVFSATMPGEIRKLAEEILHKPVAVQISRIQPADTVAHTLYSVQQNQKTALLLHLLKQNESGIGTALVFTRTKYKAKNLAAKLAKSGFKATSLQGNLSQNRRQEALAGFKDGTFNILVATDIAARGIDVAGISHVINFDAPDTAEAYIHRTGRTGRATLSGEAFLFATAEDGKIISMIEKSMNKKLQKQSVLLPHSELHQDIERPAYVQKRREPSSAKTNNNRSGRGKRTSRSSASAPVFGLNARCK; encoded by the coding sequence ATGAGTTTTAACGATTTTCAATTTGGCCCGCATATTCTGGGTGCAGTAAAAAAGAGCGGCTATCTTGAGCCGACGCCTATTCAGGCACAGGCAATGGGACCAATTCTCGAAGGACATGATCTTTTGGGACTGGCACAAACAGGTACCGGCAAGACCGCCGCATTTATTCTGCCGATGGTGCAGCATCTGCTGGCAAAAAAAGAGAAACATATACGTACCTTGATTATCGCTCCAACCAGAGAACTGGCGGAACAGATACATGATTATGCAGAGGAAGTGATTGAAAACACGCATCTGCGCAGTATGGCTATATACGGCGGTGTCAGCAAGCCGGCTCAGATCAGGAAACTGAGAGAGGGTGTCGATATCGTGGTGGCCTGTCCGGGGCGTCTGCTGGATATTCTGCGGGACTCCGCTATGAATCTGGATCGTGTTGAACACCTTATTCTTGATGAGGCCGATCATATGTTCGACCAGGGCTTCCTGCCCGACATCAGAAGAATACTCGGATTTTTGCCGCGCAAGCGACAGACTCTGGTTTTTTCCGCAACGATGCCCGGGGAGATCCGCAAGCTGGCGGAGGAGATTTTACATAAGCCTGTGGCCGTGCAGATCAGCAGAATACAACCTGCGGATACAGTTGCCCATACATTGTACAGTGTTCAGCAAAACCAGAAAACCGCACTGCTTCTCCATTTGCTCAAGCAGAATGAGAGTGGTATCGGTACTGCGCTGGTGTTCACCAGGACGAAATACAAAGCAAAAAATCTGGCCGCAAAACTGGCAAAATCAGGGTTTAAGGCCACTTCGCTGCAGGGTAATCTTTCGCAGAACAGGAGACAGGAGGCGCTTGCCGGTTTTAAGGACGGCACCTTCAATATACTGGTAGCAACCGATATAGCCGCTCGTGGCATCGATGTAGCCGGTATCTCTCATGTCATCAATTTCGATGCTCCGGATACGGCGGAAGCATATATTCATCGAACCGGCCGGACCGGCAGAGCCACTCTGAGTGGTGAGGCTTTTCTTTTTGCCACTGCAGAGGATGGCAAGATCATCAGCATGATCGAAAAATCCATGAATAAAAAGCTGCAAAAGCAGTCGGTTTTACTGCCGCACTCTGAATTGCACCAGGATATCGAAAGGCCTGCCTATGTACAAAAGAGGCGGGAGCCGTCTTCGGCAAAAACAAATAACAACAGGTCAGGCAGAGGAAAACGTACCAGCAGATCCTCGGCGTCTGCCCCTGTTTTTGGATTAAATGCACGATGCAAATAA